The following proteins are encoded in a genomic region of Mycolicibacterium rutilum:
- the crcB gene encoding fluoride efflux transporter CrcB, which yields MFGYDGREVLAVFVGGALGTLARAAIETLAAPEPGHWPWPTFAVNIVGAFLLGYVATRLPENSYRRPLLGTGLCGGLTTFSTMQVEMLRMVEREHFALAAGYAAASIVAGLAAAWVAARWAER from the coding sequence GTGTTCGGATACGACGGCCGTGAGGTGCTCGCGGTCTTTGTCGGCGGTGCACTCGGCACGCTCGCGCGCGCGGCCATCGAGACCCTGGCTGCCCCCGAGCCGGGGCACTGGCCGTGGCCGACGTTCGCGGTCAACATCGTCGGCGCGTTCCTCCTGGGCTACGTGGCCACGCGGTTACCCGAGAACAGTTACCGCCGTCCGCTGCTGGGTACCGGGCTGTGCGGCGGGCTGACGACTTTCTCCACCATGCAGGTCGAGATGCTGCGGATGGTCGAGCGCGAGCACTTCGCGCTGGCGGCCGGCTACGCGGCGGCCAGCATCGTCGCGGGGCTGGCGGCCGCGTGGGTGGCGGCGCGGTGGGCGGAGCGATGA
- a CDS encoding acyl carrier protein has protein sequence MNPSNPEAVSVALAEILRDDMNVDVRRVTRDSRLIDDVGLDSVAFAVGMVAIEDRLGVALSEEDLLSCDTIGDLEAAILTKAAATPSNS, from the coding sequence GTGAACCCGTCTAATCCAGAAGCCGTCAGCGTCGCGCTCGCCGAGATCCTGCGCGACGACATGAACGTCGACGTCCGACGAGTCACCCGCGACTCCCGCCTGATCGACGACGTCGGCCTCGACTCGGTCGCGTTCGCGGTCGGCATGGTGGCCATCGAGGACCGGCTGGGCGTGGCGTTGAGCGAAGAGGACCTGCTCAGCTGTGACACCATCGGCGACCTGGAAGCGGCCATCCTGACCAAAGCGGCTGCGACACCCTCGAACTCGTGA
- the mbtM gene encoding long-chain-fatty acid--ACP ligase MbtM, whose protein sequence is MAAALSAAMTAAPTRLAVLDTGTGQWARHPWPELHARAENIAQRITDDAATAVGLIGEPTVEFIAAIPGVFFAGAGLSILPGPIRRADPDQWARGTLARLASIGATTAFSHGAELALLRKHSESIVVHDVAEVGHPRRSTTFRGPDDAAVAILQGTAGSTGTPRTAQISPAASLANLRGLINRINVDHRNRLHSWLPIYHDMGLSFVLVATLGQADLWQAPTSAFSGSPFNWLKWLTESQATMTAAPNMAFNLIGKYARSLTGYDLSNLGFTLNGGEPVDCVGYQRFADEMARFGFDPATLAPSYGLAESTCAVTIPEPFSGLRVDDVTVNTDAGGATRRFAVLGHPIDGMQVRINTGGAHTTEVTGREIGEVEVRGTSLMTGYVGHAPLDPRGWLPTGDLGYLTDAGLVVCGRAKELITVAGRNVFPTEIERIAAEIDGVRDGCVVAVGTGEASARPGLVIAAEFKGDDEPAARSAVVARVASQCGVVPADVVFAKPGALPRTSSGKLRRLEVQRTLEGAGR, encoded by the coding sequence CTGGCCGCGGCGCTGTCGGCGGCGATGACGGCCGCCCCGACCCGGCTCGCGGTGCTCGACACCGGGACCGGTCAGTGGGCCCGGCACCCGTGGCCGGAGTTGCACGCCCGCGCCGAGAACATCGCCCAGCGGATCACCGACGACGCGGCCACGGCGGTCGGCCTGATCGGCGAGCCGACAGTCGAGTTCATCGCCGCGATCCCCGGCGTATTCTTCGCCGGCGCGGGCCTGTCGATTCTGCCCGGCCCGATCCGCCGCGCCGACCCGGACCAGTGGGCCCGCGGCACGCTGGCGCGGCTCGCCTCGATCGGCGCGACGACGGCGTTCAGCCACGGCGCCGAACTCGCGCTGCTGCGCAAGCACAGCGAGTCCATCGTCGTGCACGACGTCGCCGAGGTGGGCCATCCGCGCCGCTCCACGACGTTCCGCGGACCTGACGACGCCGCCGTCGCGATCCTGCAGGGCACCGCGGGATCGACGGGAACGCCTCGCACAGCGCAGATTTCGCCGGCCGCGTCGCTGGCCAACCTGCGCGGGCTGATCAACCGGATCAACGTCGACCACCGCAACAGGCTGCACAGCTGGCTGCCGATCTACCACGACATGGGGCTGTCTTTCGTGCTGGTGGCCACGTTGGGCCAGGCGGACCTGTGGCAGGCGCCCACGTCGGCGTTCTCCGGTTCGCCGTTCAACTGGCTCAAGTGGCTCACCGAGAGCCAAGCCACCATGACCGCGGCGCCGAACATGGCGTTCAACCTGATCGGCAAGTACGCACGCAGCCTCACCGGATATGACCTGTCCAACCTCGGGTTCACCCTCAACGGCGGTGAGCCGGTCGACTGCGTCGGCTATCAGCGCTTCGCCGACGAGATGGCCCGATTCGGTTTCGACCCCGCCACGCTCGCGCCGTCTTATGGCTTGGCCGAATCCACCTGTGCGGTCACCATTCCCGAGCCGTTCTCCGGTCTGCGGGTCGACGACGTCACGGTCAACACCGATGCGGGCGGTGCCACCCGCCGGTTCGCCGTGCTCGGCCACCCGATCGACGGCATGCAGGTGCGCATCAACACCGGCGGCGCGCACACCACCGAGGTGACCGGGCGTGAGATCGGTGAGGTCGAGGTCCGCGGCACGTCGCTGATGACCGGCTACGTCGGGCATGCTCCGCTCGACCCGCGGGGCTGGTTGCCCACCGGTGATCTCGGCTATCTGACCGACGCCGGCCTGGTCGTCTGCGGCCGCGCGAAGGAACTGATCACCGTCGCCGGCAGGAACGTGTTCCCCACCGAGATCGAGCGGATCGCCGCCGAGATCGACGGTGTGCGCGACGGCTGCGTCGTCGCCGTCGGCACCGGCGAAGCGTCGGCGCGGCCCGGCCTGGTGATCGCCGCGGAGTTCAAGGGCGACGACGAACCCGCCGCCCGCAGCGCCGTGGTGGCCCGCGTCGCATCGCAGTGCGGCGTCGTGCCCGCCGATGTGGTGTTCGCCAAACCCGGTGCGCTGCCCCGTACCTCGTCGGGCAAGCTGCGCAGGCTCGAAGTCCAACGCACGCTGGAGGGAGCAGGCCGATGA
- a CDS encoding YbaK/EbsC family protein: MQVGKLAFVPATTAPDLVAEPVRRRLTEGLWVAEIDPTLADTAAFCEHYDVALEVSANCVVVEARRAERVWYAACLVLATTRADVNGVVRKHLGARKISFAAMDTAVSLTGMEYGGITPVGLPDDWPILIDEGVLAQEHVIIGGGVRGSKLLAVPAVLAQLPNAEVLAITKAD; encoded by the coding sequence ATGCAGGTCGGCAAGCTGGCCTTCGTTCCCGCGACGACGGCGCCGGACCTGGTGGCCGAACCGGTGCGGCGGCGGCTGACCGAGGGGTTGTGGGTCGCCGAGATCGACCCGACGCTCGCGGATACGGCCGCGTTCTGCGAGCACTACGACGTCGCGCTCGAGGTGTCGGCCAACTGCGTGGTCGTCGAGGCCAGACGCGCCGAACGAGTCTGGTACGCCGCCTGTCTGGTGCTCGCGACCACCCGGGCCGACGTCAACGGCGTGGTGCGCAAACACCTTGGCGCACGGAAGATCTCGTTCGCCGCAATGGACACCGCGGTGTCGCTGACCGGGATGGAGTACGGCGGGATCACGCCGGTCGGACTGCCCGACGACTGGCCGATCCTCATCGACGAGGGTGTGCTCGCCCAGGAGCACGTGATCATCGGCGGCGGCGTGCGCGGCTCGAAGCTGCTGGCCGTCCCCGCGGTGCTGGCCCAGCTGCCGAACGCCGAGGTGCTCGCGATCACGAAGGCGGATTGA
- a CDS encoding Ntn hydrolase family protein codes for MTVVLALRCADGLVVASDSQITDPERGLSYPAQKLHPLGPNAAWGGSGSRAVLYDLERIFGAEADAIVEASDVGHALQERVLPVLKRHYANFISDVPEGKPGATPATYVLAAGYADGEPFIVDVDPHGLIGHYEEIGFHAVGSGSPMAQQAHALLAHFGMAERPVDYGVVAALRVLDALDMSSPSVGGPMDLCRITPEGAQHLDDAAIAKVRKRVGRWIEMEQGVLDGLFDQ; via the coding sequence ATGACGGTCGTCCTTGCCCTGCGGTGCGCCGACGGACTGGTGGTGGCGTCGGACTCACAGATCACCGATCCGGAACGGGGACTGAGCTATCCGGCTCAGAAGCTGCACCCGCTGGGCCCGAACGCCGCGTGGGGTGGCAGCGGGTCACGCGCGGTGCTCTATGACCTCGAGCGGATCTTCGGCGCCGAGGCCGACGCGATCGTCGAGGCGTCCGACGTGGGGCACGCCCTGCAGGAGCGGGTGTTGCCGGTCCTCAAACGCCACTACGCGAACTTCATCAGCGACGTGCCGGAGGGCAAGCCCGGCGCGACGCCCGCGACGTATGTGCTGGCCGCCGGCTATGCCGACGGTGAGCCATTCATCGTCGACGTCGACCCGCACGGGTTGATCGGCCACTACGAGGAGATCGGCTTTCACGCGGTCGGCAGCGGGTCGCCGATGGCGCAGCAGGCGCACGCGCTGCTGGCGCATTTCGGGATGGCCGAGCGGCCGGTGGACTACGGCGTGGTGGCCGCGCTGCGGGTGCTCGACGCACTCGACATGTCGTCGCCGAGCGTGGGCGGTCCGATGGACCTCTGCCGGATCACGCCCGAGGGTGCGCAGCATCTGGACGACGCGGCGATCGCCAAGGTCCGCAAACGTGTGGGCCGGTGGATCGAGATGGAACAGGGCGTGCTCGACGGGCTCTTCGACCAGTGA
- a CDS encoding GNAT family N-acetyltransferase, with translation MTEIDDAPSSVLPRELTDISDAVRAVAAPPTPTLGPPYDIKLADPDGDAEMISEWMNRPHLVEAWEYAWPPHRWHRYLSAQLAGQYSRPFVGSFRGQPFVYIELYRAAKDSIAPRYDADPHDIGLHAAIAEIRFVNRGIAPILLPRLVENIFELDPQCKRIMFDPDHRNSGARGVCEYAGCDFLGEHDMSNRRMALYALPRAD, from the coding sequence ATGACCGAGATCGACGACGCGCCCTCATCCGTGCTGCCGCGCGAGCTGACCGACATCTCCGATGCCGTCCGCGCGGTCGCGGCTCCGCCGACGCCGACGCTGGGCCCGCCGTACGACATCAAACTCGCCGACCCCGACGGTGACGCGGAGATGATCTCGGAGTGGATGAACCGCCCGCACCTGGTCGAGGCGTGGGAGTACGCCTGGCCGCCGCATCGCTGGCACCGGTACCTGAGCGCCCAACTCGCCGGGCAGTACTCGCGACCGTTCGTCGGCAGCTTCCGCGGCCAGCCGTTCGTATACATCGAGCTGTACCGGGCCGCCAAGGATTCGATCGCGCCGCGCTACGACGCCGATCCGCACGACATCGGCCTGCACGCCGCGATCGCCGAGATACGGTTCGTGAACCGCGGTATCGCGCCAATCCTGTTGCCGCGCTTGGTTGAGAACATTTTCGAGCTCGACCCGCAGTGCAAGCGGATCATGTTCGACCCCGACCACCGCAACTCCGGCGCCCGCGGGGTGTGCGAGTACGCCGGCTGCGACTTCCTCGGCGAGCACGACATGTCCAACCGCCGGATGGCCCTCTACGCCCTGCCGCGAGCGGACTGA
- a CDS encoding TetR/AcrR family transcriptional regulator has protein sequence MARPPDLRRRQDLLDALVAEVAAAGIGDRSLRALAAAVGTSHRMLLHHFGSRDELMLAIVGAVEQRQMALLRELSEDPAEAIAAMWANLRRPELRAFERLFFECYARGVQGEQPFARMLPGAVDDWLAEAGAEPAMVRLGLAVARGLLLDLVATDDLAGVDAAAAAFTELVRGAVNPPS, from the coding sequence ATGGCTCGGCCCCCTGACCTCCGCCGTCGCCAGGACCTGCTGGACGCGCTCGTGGCCGAGGTCGCGGCCGCGGGCATCGGCGACCGGTCGCTGCGTGCTCTGGCCGCCGCCGTCGGCACCAGCCACCGCATGCTGCTGCACCACTTCGGATCGCGCGACGAGTTGATGCTGGCAATCGTCGGTGCGGTCGAGCAACGGCAGATGGCACTGCTGCGTGAACTATCCGAGGATCCGGCCGAGGCGATCGCCGCGATGTGGGCGAACCTACGGCGGCCGGAACTGCGGGCGTTCGAGCGGCTGTTCTTCGAGTGCTACGCGCGCGGCGTACAGGGCGAGCAACCGTTCGCGCGGATGCTGCCCGGCGCCGTCGACGACTGGCTCGCCGAAGCCGGGGCGGAACCGGCGATGGTGCGGCTCGGGCTGGCGGTGGCGCGCGGGCTGCTGCTCGACCTCGTCGCGACCGACGACCTCGCCGGCGTCGACGCCGCGGCGGCCGCGTTCACCGAACTCGTTCGCGGCGCGGTCAATCCGCCTTCGTGA
- the crcB gene encoding fluoride efflux transporter CrcB: MTVIVWVGVALLGGAGAVARFLIDRAVSHRLTGLFPSGIFVVNISGALVLGLLSGLALGPTAALLVGVAFVGAYTTFSTWMLQTLELREGGRTGLAVLNIVLSLVIGLAAAAAGHWIGTHL; the protein is encoded by the coding sequence ATGACGGTCATCGTGTGGGTGGGCGTCGCGCTGCTCGGCGGCGCGGGTGCGGTGGCGCGCTTCCTCATCGACCGCGCCGTGTCGCACCGGCTGACCGGGTTGTTCCCGTCGGGGATCTTCGTGGTCAACATCTCCGGTGCGCTGGTGCTGGGCCTGCTCTCCGGTCTGGCGCTCGGGCCGACGGCCGCTCTGCTGGTGGGGGTGGCCTTCGTCGGCGCCTATACGACGTTCTCCACCTGGATGCTGCAGACCCTCGAACTGCGCGAAGGCGGGCGCACCGGCTTGGCCGTGCTCAACATCGTGCTCAGCCTCGTGATCGGGCTGGCCGCCGCCGCAGCGGGACACTGGATCGGCACGCACCTGTGA